From a single Vibrio tubiashii genomic region:
- a CDS encoding YhgN family NAAT transporter: protein MDILSAATMLFLIMDPLGNLPIVLSILKHLDPKRRRKVLVRELFFALGILLLFLFAGKSILNFLHVQPETLSISGGIILFIIAIKMIFPSGGSITGLAAGEEPFIVPMAIPMIAGPSVIAALLLLSSQHPDNLVELSAAVLLAWGVTFFILMFYNFFHRILGERGLKAVERLMGLLLIMISTQMFLDGVKGYLA, encoded by the coding sequence ATGGACATACTTTCCGCTGCGACCATGTTGTTCTTAATCATGGATCCGCTTGGCAATCTTCCTATTGTCCTATCTATCCTGAAACACTTAGATCCTAAACGTAGACGTAAAGTCCTGGTTCGTGAACTATTCTTTGCGCTGGGTATCTTGTTGCTGTTCTTGTTCGCAGGTAAGAGCATTCTCAATTTCTTACATGTCCAGCCAGAAACGTTAAGTATCTCGGGTGGTATTATCCTGTTTATCATCGCCATTAAGATGATTTTCCCAAGCGGCGGTAGTATTACTGGCCTAGCAGCAGGTGAAGAGCCGTTTATCGTTCCCATGGCGATTCCTATGATTGCCGGTCCGTCAGTGATTGCTGCGCTGCTGCTACTTTCTAGCCAACACCCAGATAACCTAGTCGAGTTATCAGCGGCGGTTCTTCTGGCTTGGGGCGTGACCTTCTTTATCTTAATGTTCTATAACTTTTTCCACCGTATATTGGGCGAGCGAGGTCTAAAAGCGGTAGAGCGTTTGATGGGATTACTACTGATTATGATCTCCACCCAGATGTTCCTAGATGGTGTGAAGGGTTATTTAGCCTAA
- a CDS encoding DUF4145 domain-containing protein, which yields MSDIEKVVTRTRRIEKLLRTQYHADGKGMHQLITSCEERLPHDVIDKLRYIATIRNKVVHEEDFKLDSRRDFLTVCDECEKELTPRSSRFIWRAAITLMTLITLAALLFYYAHWDILSKHL from the coding sequence ATGTCTGATATTGAAAAAGTGGTCACTCGAACACGTAGAATCGAGAAGCTCCTCCGAACGCAATATCATGCTGACGGTAAGGGAATGCATCAGCTTATTACCAGTTGTGAAGAGCGCTTGCCTCATGATGTGATTGATAAGCTGAGATATATCGCGACCATTCGTAACAAAGTGGTGCACGAAGAAGATTTTAAGCTCGATAGCCGTAGAGACTTTCTTACTGTGTGCGATGAATGTGAAAAAGAGCTCACACCAAGAAGTAGTCGATTTATTTGGAGAGCAGCAATTACCTTGATGACGCTAATAACCTTGGCGGCATTACTCTTTTATTATGCGCATTGGGATATTTTATCGAAGCATTTATAG
- the glpE gene encoding thiosulfate sulfurtransferase GlpE produces MDQFKHIDVGSAQSLLEQGEARMVDIRDPQSFAVSHAKDAFHLTNDTIVTFMDDVEFEQPVLVMCYHGISSQGAAQYLVNQGFEQVYSVDGGFEAWQRAELPTESNLG; encoded by the coding sequence ATGGATCAGTTTAAGCATATTGATGTGGGTAGTGCGCAAAGTCTTCTTGAGCAAGGAGAAGCACGTATGGTGGATATTCGTGACCCTCAATCTTTTGCCGTGTCTCACGCCAAAGATGCCTTCCATTTAACCAACGATACGATTGTGACCTTTATGGACGATGTAGAGTTCGAGCAACCTGTGTTGGTGATGTGTTATCACGGCATCAGCAGCCAAGGTGCGGCTCAGTATTTGGTTAACCAAGGCTTTGAGCAGGTGTATAGTGTTGATGGCGGCTTTGAAGCATGGCAAAGAGCCGAACTTCCGACAGAATCCAACTTAGGATAG
- a CDS encoding YecH family metal-binding protein codes for MSTEIHAHNVLNLLRERPMSKPELEQAVSEAFGEQARFRTCKCNGFNLDTLLEFFIEREKVIVEDGIWSVNAERVCSH; via the coding sequence ATGTCAACTGAAATTCATGCCCATAACGTTCTAAACTTGCTAAGAGAACGTCCGATGTCTAAGCCAGAGCTCGAACAGGCGGTAAGTGAAGCATTTGGTGAGCAAGCGCGTTTTCGTACTTGTAAGTGCAATGGCTTCAACCTTGATACCTTGCTTGAGTTCTTCATTGAGCGTGAAAAAGTGATCGTTGAGGATGGAATTTGGAGTGTTAATGCTGAGCGAGTGTGCAGCCACTAG
- the rsmD gene encoding 16S rRNA (guanine(966)-N(2))-methyltransferase RsmD, with the protein MVRRRQQNTSQKKPSTGFVRIISGLWRGRKLPVHDAEGLRPTTDRVKETLFNWLAQDVPRAKCLDLFAGSGGLGFEAASRQAEMVTLIELNANAFNQIKKNIAALKATNLQVHNTDALSYLKQPGTPHHVVFIDPPFRKGLLNETISLLEKNGWLAEDAMIYVETEKELSLDGIPAHWHLHREKHAGQVSFRLFERQQS; encoded by the coding sequence ATGGTAAGACGTCGCCAGCAAAACACATCACAAAAAAAGCCTTCAACTGGCTTTGTTCGTATTATTAGCGGTTTATGGAGGGGACGTAAACTCCCTGTTCATGATGCTGAAGGATTAAGACCGACAACCGATCGCGTAAAAGAAACACTATTTAACTGGCTAGCACAGGACGTTCCTCGTGCTAAATGCTTAGATTTGTTTGCGGGGTCAGGTGGGCTTGGTTTTGAAGCCGCCTCTCGCCAAGCTGAAATGGTGACTTTAATTGAACTCAATGCCAATGCGTTCAATCAGATTAAAAAGAACATCGCGGCATTGAAAGCAACCAACCTTCAGGTCCACAACACCGATGCGCTAAGCTATCTAAAGCAACCTGGAACGCCGCATCATGTCGTGTTCATTGATCCCCCTTTTCGTAAAGGGTTACTTAACGAAACAATTTCCCTACTTGAGAAAAATGGCTGGTTAGCCGAAGATGCGATGATCTATGTTGAAACAGAAAAAGAGCTGAGCCTTGACGGAATCCCTGCCCACTGGCATCTGCATAGAGAAAAGCACGCAGGCCAGGTCAGCTTCAGACTGTTTGAAAGACAACAAAGCTAA
- the ftsX gene encoding permease-like cell division protein FtsX has translation MGTNKRNKNANASRAKNRVKKDSFFTVHFKQARLSLAEFWQRPLGNILTLAVISMALAMPSALYLLGKNISAASTNVTSPSQVSAYIEERTPEARIMVLKDELETSLDVAKVEYISPQQGLDDLSQYSGFEQALSLLDDYALPGVLVITPSKDDKQAIKRLAERVANEDGITDVRLDEDWLTRLDAIKNLVSGIVITLSVLMLGSVFLIVGNTLRFNVLANKEEIQTMKLIGATNSYILRPYLYSGMWFGLLGAITAWVLTAVITVLLNSSVEKLALLYDSHFRLVGLSWDESLLLVMLGTFLGCLAAKVSAQRHLKEIEPV, from the coding sequence ATGGGCACTAATAAGCGCAATAAAAACGCCAACGCCTCACGCGCTAAGAATCGAGTAAAGAAAGACAGCTTTTTTACCGTTCACTTTAAGCAAGCTAGACTTTCTCTGGCCGAATTTTGGCAGCGACCGCTGGGTAATATCCTTACTTTAGCGGTTATCTCGATGGCATTAGCCATGCCTTCTGCTTTGTACCTATTGGGTAAGAATATTTCTGCGGCTTCAACCAATGTCACTAGTCCGTCGCAAGTAAGTGCTTACATAGAAGAGCGCACACCTGAAGCACGGATCATGGTCCTCAAAGATGAACTAGAAACATCGCTTGATGTGGCTAAGGTTGAATACATCTCCCCGCAGCAAGGGCTAGACGACCTCAGCCAATACTCCGGTTTTGAACAGGCACTGAGCTTGTTAGACGACTACGCATTACCTGGTGTGTTGGTGATTACACCGAGTAAAGATGATAAACAAGCGATTAAACGTCTCGCTGAGCGCGTCGCTAATGAAGACGGTATTACCGATGTTCGCTTGGATGAAGATTGGTTAACACGACTCGACGCGATCAAAAATCTCGTCAGTGGCATCGTGATTACTTTATCAGTGTTGATGCTTGGCTCTGTGTTCTTAATTGTTGGCAACACATTACGCTTTAACGTGTTAGCCAATAAAGAAGAGATTCAAACCATGAAGCTGATCGGGGCAACTAATAGCTATATTCTTCGCCCATATTTGTACTCTGGTATGTGGTTTGGTCTGCTAGGTGCGATTACAGCCTGGGTTTTAACAGCGGTAATCACAGTTCTACTTAATAGCAGCGTAGAAAAGTTAGCGCTTCTGTATGATAGCCACTTCAGATTAGTCGGTTTAAGCTGGGATGAGTCTTTACTGCTAGTGATGCTAGGAACCTTTCTTGGCTGTTTAGCGGCAAAGGTTTCAGCGCAGCGTCATCTCAAAGAAATTGAACCTGTTTAA
- the rpoH gene encoding RNA polymerase sigma factor RpoH encodes MTNQAYPMAVVTQDSLDSYIRSVNSYPMLTPEEERGLAERLHYDGEIEAAKGLILSHLRFVVHVARGYSGYGLPMADLVQEGNIGLMKAVKRFNPEVGVRLVSFAVHWIKAEIHEYVLRNWRIVKIATTKAQRKLFFNLRKSKKRLGWFNNGEVETVARELGVEPSEVREMESRLAAQDATFEMPTDDDDSNASYTAPMVYLEDKSSDVADNVEAANWEAHTNNRLSLALKSLDERSQHIVRSRWLDDNKSTLQELAETYSVSAERIRQLEKNAMKKLKAAVGEF; translated from the coding sequence ATGACTAACCAAGCATACCCAATGGCTGTAGTGACACAAGATAGCTTAGACAGCTATATTCGTTCAGTGAACAGCTATCCAATGCTAACTCCTGAAGAGGAGCGTGGACTTGCAGAGCGCCTGCATTACGACGGTGAAATCGAGGCAGCAAAAGGCTTAATCCTTTCGCACCTGCGCTTCGTTGTACACGTGGCTCGTGGTTATTCAGGTTACGGTCTACCAATGGCTGACCTTGTCCAAGAAGGTAACATTGGCCTGATGAAAGCAGTAAAACGCTTTAACCCTGAAGTCGGTGTTCGCTTGGTTTCATTCGCGGTGCACTGGATCAAAGCTGAGATTCACGAGTACGTTTTGCGTAACTGGCGTATTGTGAAAATTGCGACTACTAAAGCGCAACGTAAATTGTTCTTCAATCTGCGTAAGTCGAAAAAGCGCCTAGGTTGGTTTAACAATGGTGAAGTTGAAACTGTAGCGCGTGAGTTAGGTGTAGAGCCTTCAGAAGTTCGTGAAATGGAATCTCGCTTGGCTGCGCAAGATGCGACATTTGAAATGCCAACCGATGATGATGACTCAAATGCTTCTTACACTGCACCTATGGTGTATTTAGAAGACAAGTCTTCTGATGTTGCCGACAATGTTGAAGCAGCAAACTGGGAAGCGCACACTAACAATCGTTTGAGCTTAGCACTAAAGAGCTTAGATGAGCGTAGCCAACATATTGTACGTTCACGTTGGTTAGATGATAACAAGTCGACGCTGCAAGAATTGGCAGAAACGTATAGTGTATCTGCAGAGCGAATTCGTCAGCTAGAAAAGAACGCGATGAAGAAATTGAAAGCGGCGGTTGGTGAATTCTAA
- the glpG gene encoding rhomboid family intramembrane serine protease GlpG, which yields MYRLISLNNPRMAQAFIDYMASRQIDIQMMPEGEGQFALWLTDSQHQIEVESELQQFLSDPNANKYQAASWDMAESRKNHFTYQSPSMLAMIKAKAGPITLSVMVICLVIFTMQQLGSGEGVFAALHFPAFAGQEWQLWRWVSHAVLHFSVMHIAFNLLWWWQLGGDIEQRLGSGKLLQLFVVSAALSGAGQYWVEGANFGGLSGVVYALVGYLWMLGYKAPQLGLSMPKPMIGFMLVWLVLGFVQPYMAIANTAHLVGLLSGVALGLFDASRAKK from the coding sequence ATGTATCGACTCATCTCCCTCAATAATCCACGTATGGCACAAGCATTTATCGACTATATGGCCTCGCGCCAGATAGATATTCAGATGATGCCGGAGGGGGAAGGGCAGTTTGCATTGTGGTTGACCGATAGTCAGCATCAAATAGAGGTGGAGTCAGAGCTGCAGCAGTTTTTATCCGATCCTAATGCCAACAAATATCAAGCGGCGTCATGGGATATGGCCGAAAGCCGCAAGAATCACTTTACCTATCAATCGCCAAGTATGTTAGCCATGATTAAGGCCAAAGCCGGGCCGATAACATTATCTGTTATGGTGATCTGTTTGGTTATTTTTACCATGCAGCAACTTGGCTCTGGTGAAGGGGTCTTTGCCGCTTTGCACTTCCCAGCATTTGCAGGACAAGAATGGCAACTTTGGCGCTGGGTAAGTCATGCCGTTCTTCACTTTTCTGTCATGCATATCGCCTTTAACTTACTCTGGTGGTGGCAGCTTGGTGGTGATATTGAGCAAAGGCTCGGCTCGGGCAAACTACTGCAGTTGTTTGTAGTATCTGCTGCGCTCTCAGGAGCGGGGCAATACTGGGTTGAAGGCGCTAACTTTGGCGGCTTATCTGGTGTGGTTTATGCACTGGTTGGCTACTTATGGATGTTGGGCTACAAAGCGCCACAACTTGGACTCAGTATGCCTAAACCTATGATAGGTTTTATGCTGGTGTGGTTGGTGCTTGGTTTTGTTCAGCCGTATATGGCGATTGCCAATACCGCCCATTTAGTTGGCCTGTTATCCGGTGTGGCTCTGGGTTTGTTCGATGCGAGTCGAGCGAAAAAATAG
- a CDS encoding lysoplasmalogenase, whose protein sequence is MWSWLSVALSGYISISANESNHIRQAAMFKTMSLLMLLVMLWSQQGLVGAAAWWVSLGLIISMFADGLYIFKKHLKLCFAGFIAAQLCYSASFWFKLSGEIVWWLPAMLLGIGVVSFFLLLPKIDRLIFPVVMMGIVLLQLNWAAGEVWLINGGLASLAGFIGSITLTFSAALLAIHDYRHSIAKGRYLISGSYLLAHSLITASLII, encoded by the coding sequence ATGTGGAGCTGGCTATCTGTTGCCCTTTCTGGGTATATCAGTATTTCCGCTAATGAAAGTAATCACATAAGACAAGCAGCGATGTTTAAAACGATGTCGCTACTGATGCTACTCGTGATGCTCTGGAGCCAACAAGGGCTTGTAGGAGCGGCCGCTTGGTGGGTATCACTCGGTCTTATCATTTCAATGTTTGCTGATGGGCTCTACATCTTTAAAAAACACCTTAAGCTCTGCTTTGCTGGTTTTATTGCTGCGCAGCTTTGCTACAGCGCATCGTTTTGGTTCAAGCTTTCTGGCGAGATTGTTTGGTGGCTGCCAGCTATGTTGCTCGGTATAGGCGTGGTGAGTTTTTTCTTACTGTTGCCTAAAATAGACCGATTGATTTTTCCTGTGGTAATGATGGGCATTGTCTTGCTGCAACTAAACTGGGCGGCAGGGGAAGTGTGGTTAATTAATGGTGGTCTTGCTAGCCTTGCTGGGTTTATTGGTTCTATTACCTTAACGTTCTCAGCCGCTTTGTTAGCCATTCATGATTACCGACACTCTATAGCTAAAGGCCGTTATCTTATATCTGGTAGCTACCTACTCGCGCACTCTTTAATTACTGCGTCACTGATTATCTAA
- a CDS encoding DUF1145 domain-containing protein, translating to MKALIMLAKAAIGFVWFILILNFFMPFPGKAAIALYIMTAFLFIMHGIQMAIFIGAFGDKIKMTRWEKWSILIFGIFALLDIRRKYMT from the coding sequence ATGAAAGCACTTATTATGTTAGCCAAAGCCGCAATTGGTTTTGTTTGGTTTATTCTTATTCTTAATTTTTTCATGCCTTTCCCAGGTAAAGCAGCCATTGCACTCTACATCATGACGGCATTCCTATTTATCATGCACGGCATACAAATGGCTATTTTCATTGGTGCCTTTGGCGACAAGATTAAGATGACTCGATGGGAGAAGTGGTCAATTCTGATCTTCGGTATTTTCGCCCTACTCGATATCCGTCGTAAGTACATGACTTAA
- the ftsE gene encoding cell division ATP-binding protein FtsE has translation MIKFQQVSKAYRGGRQALQKVDFHLRRGEMAFLGGHSGAGKSTLLKLICAIERPTDGKISFNDHDITRIPNKDIPFLRRNIGIVFQDHRLLMDRSVFDNVALPMRIESISENEIKRRVSAALDKTGLLDKARCLPSQLSGGEQQRVGIARAVVNRPTLLLADEPTGNLDPELSSRVLKLFEEFNRAGVTILLATHDIGLVNTRPQYRHLELNQGFLSEVEDYGH, from the coding sequence GTGATAAAATTTCAGCAAGTGAGTAAGGCTTATCGTGGTGGACGACAAGCCTTACAGAAGGTCGATTTTCATCTTCGTCGCGGTGAAATGGCTTTTCTTGGCGGACATTCAGGTGCCGGGAAAAGTACCCTGCTTAAGTTAATCTGTGCCATTGAACGACCTACGGATGGCAAAATCAGTTTTAATGACCACGATATCACTCGAATTCCTAACAAGGATATTCCCTTCCTACGTCGCAATATTGGCATTGTGTTTCAGGACCATCGTTTGCTGATGGATCGAAGCGTGTTTGATAACGTCGCTTTGCCAATGCGAATAGAGTCAATCTCTGAGAACGAAATTAAGCGTCGTGTATCTGCTGCTCTGGATAAGACGGGTCTGTTGGACAAAGCGAGATGCTTGCCAAGTCAACTGTCTGGTGGTGAGCAGCAGCGTGTCGGAATCGCACGTGCTGTGGTGAATCGACCAACCTTACTATTAGCTGATGAACCTACCGGTAACTTAGACCCTGAACTCTCTAGCCGAGTACTGAAGCTATTTGAAGAGTTTAACCGTGCTGGTGTCACCATCCTTTTAGCAACGCATGATATTGGGTTAGTGAACACTCGCCCACAATATCGCCATCTAGAGCTAAACCAAGGTTTTTTAAGTGAGGTGGAAGATTATGGGCACTAA
- the ftsY gene encoding signal recognition particle-docking protein FtsY, giving the protein MTEKKKRGLLSWLGFGDEEQTKQPAEEQQNTIEDAVEETPVVDEQVEQPKTELAEAEAEAEAEAEAEAEAEAEAEAEAEAEAEAEAEAEAEEVVEVVEQPAEPRVVEQEKPTESFFARLKRSLARTKANIGAGFFGLFKDKQIDDDLFEELEEQLLIADVGMDTTLKIIDNLTEKASRQELKDGEALYGLLKEEMAEILSNVEKPLEVDTSKTPYVILMVGVNGVGKTTTIGKLAKQFQAEGKKVMLAAGDTFRAAAVEQLQVWGERNNVPVVAQHTGADSASVIYDAIESAKAKGVDVVIADTAGRLQNKANLMEELRKIVRVMQKVDGSAPHEIMLTLDAGTGQNAISQAKLFSDVAPLTGITLTKLDGTAKGGVIFALADQFQIPIRYIGVGEGIDDLRPFETQEFIDALFSRED; this is encoded by the coding sequence ATGACGGAAAAAAAGAAGCGCGGATTACTTTCTTGGCTTGGTTTCGGCGATGAAGAGCAAACCAAGCAACCCGCTGAAGAACAACAAAATACCATTGAAGATGCTGTCGAAGAGACACCAGTTGTTGACGAGCAAGTTGAGCAACCTAAAACTGAACTAGCAGAAGCAGAAGCAGAAGCAGAAGCAGAAGCAGAAGCAGAAGCAGAAGCAGAAGCAGAAGCAGAAGCAGAAGCAGAAGCAGAAGCAGAAGCAGAAGCAGAAGCAGAAGCAGAAGAGGTTGTTGAAGTTGTCGAGCAGCCAGCTGAGCCACGTGTCGTTGAACAAGAAAAACCGACAGAAAGCTTCTTCGCTCGCTTAAAACGCAGCTTGGCTCGTACTAAAGCCAATATTGGCGCAGGTTTCTTCGGCTTGTTTAAAGACAAGCAAATCGACGATGACCTATTTGAAGAGCTAGAAGAGCAGCTACTTATTGCTGATGTGGGTATGGATACTACGCTCAAGATCATCGATAACCTGACCGAGAAAGCGTCCCGTCAAGAGCTTAAAGATGGAGAAGCTCTATACGGATTGCTCAAAGAAGAGATGGCAGAGATCCTATCCAATGTTGAGAAGCCACTGGAAGTCGACACTTCTAAAACCCCTTACGTGATTCTTATGGTCGGTGTTAACGGGGTTGGTAAAACGACAACCATTGGTAAGCTAGCGAAACAGTTCCAAGCTGAAGGTAAAAAAGTCATGCTTGCTGCGGGTGATACGTTCCGTGCCGCGGCGGTTGAACAGCTACAAGTTTGGGGTGAGCGAAACAATGTCCCTGTTGTCGCGCAGCATACTGGCGCAGATAGTGCTTCCGTTATCTATGATGCAATTGAATCAGCCAAAGCGAAAGGCGTTGATGTGGTTATCGCTGATACCGCGGGCCGCCTGCAGAACAAAGCGAACCTGATGGAAGAGCTGCGTAAGATCGTGCGTGTAATGCAGAAGGTCGATGGTTCTGCACCGCATGAAATTATGCTGACTTTGGATGCAGGTACCGGTCAAAACGCTATCAGCCAAGCCAAACTGTTTAGTGATGTCGCGCCGCTAACGGGTATTACCCTCACTAAGCTAGATGGCACCGCGAAAGGTGGTGTGATCTTCGCACTTGCCGATCAGTTCCAAATTCCAATTCGATACATTGGTGTGGGTGAAGGGATTGATGATCTGCGCCCATTTGAAACTCAAGAGTTTATAGATGCGCTGTTTAGCCGCGAAGACTAA
- a CDS encoding flagellar basal body-associated protein FliL: protein MIKRYLAQIFIALGLLISLPVLAQEEGAPKLAYFTLEPDLTTNFYTKGKKLGYIQVRIDIMVANEADLGVIELHQPLIRDAVIELLGKQSEDTITSLAGREDLRKTLVEQLNATLLPETGKTIIADLLFTKYLYQ from the coding sequence ATGATTAAACGTTACCTAGCCCAAATATTTATCGCTTTGGGTTTACTTATCAGCCTACCTGTTTTAGCCCAAGAAGAAGGCGCTCCGAAACTTGCTTACTTTACGCTAGAGCCAGATCTCACCACCAACTTCTACACCAAAGGCAAAAAACTTGGCTATATCCAAGTTCGAATCGATATTATGGTTGCCAATGAAGCGGACCTTGGCGTGATCGAACTTCACCAGCCATTAATTCGCGACGCTGTGATTGAACTGCTGGGTAAACAGTCAGAAGATACCATTACCTCTCTGGCAGGGCGTGAAGATTTACGTAAGACCTTAGTTGAGCAGCTCAACGCAACGCTGTTACCCGAAACAGGCAAAACCATCATCGCTGACTTACTGTTTACCAAATACCTGTATCAGTAA
- a CDS encoding DUF2500 domain-containing protein: protein MSLPLLFAFIVIFALASGWAFVHFYRKHIQGENAPEQTAEVTVLDKQSIAVEDAEPGQDDQEYWIYVQKGRIGPKREFQVGIHYFHALNPGDQGTLTYQGDKFLHFAMKR, encoded by the coding sequence ATGTCACTACCATTACTGTTTGCTTTTATCGTAATCTTCGCCTTGGCGAGTGGTTGGGCGTTCGTTCATTTCTATCGTAAACACATTCAAGGTGAAAACGCGCCTGAACAGACCGCAGAAGTTACCGTCCTCGACAAGCAGTCTATTGCGGTCGAAGATGCCGAGCCAGGTCAAGATGACCAAGAGTATTGGATTTATGTCCAGAAAGGTCGTATTGGGCCAAAGCGTGAGTTTCAGGTAGGCATCCACTATTTCCACGCTCTAAACCCAGGCGATCAAGGTACTTTAACCTACCAAGGAGACAAGTTTCTTCACTTCGCCATGAAGCGCTAA
- a CDS encoding acyltransferase produces the protein MRERVLFFDLLRCVAAVAVIAIHVLAPYRHELGQIPFGEWATAVGVNSVSRWAVPVFILITGALMLSDTRPFDGKYYVKRRLGKVLVPFLVWSLFYAYLSGWSINGFDALEAKQVLADSATHATYYHLGFFYYFIPLYFVIPFFQYVVRQYGDSALYAFVTIWLATSLLFLLRVDGPWSHELWLYSGYLPLGYLLYQRVPLTKSYVALFTLLGAAALFTTGYMVITDSIAAQEYTVGRWLSYKTLNVILAASMIFMLCRYFGEGLSHKSNQVIGFISKNSLGIYILHPIFLWPMKELGWHQGHPAWVIPLWIVLSGAGALALSWLLSRSSRTRWLLP, from the coding sequence ATGAGAGAAAGAGTTCTGTTTTTTGACTTACTGCGATGCGTAGCTGCGGTTGCGGTGATTGCGATTCACGTTCTTGCTCCGTACCGCCACGAACTTGGGCAGATCCCTTTTGGAGAGTGGGCCACTGCTGTCGGCGTGAATAGCGTCAGCCGTTGGGCGGTGCCAGTCTTTATCCTTATTACAGGCGCTTTGATGCTCAGTGATACACGCCCCTTCGATGGCAAATATTATGTCAAAAGGCGCTTGGGCAAAGTCCTTGTTCCATTCTTAGTTTGGTCATTGTTCTACGCTTATCTATCAGGTTGGAGCATCAACGGCTTTGATGCTTTAGAGGCTAAACAGGTACTCGCTGATAGCGCTACCCATGCGACTTATTATCACCTAGGGTTCTTCTATTATTTCATCCCACTCTATTTTGTGATTCCGTTTTTCCAATATGTGGTTAGGCAATATGGCGATAGCGCTCTATATGCCTTTGTCACTATTTGGTTAGCGACGAGCTTACTGTTTTTACTAAGAGTTGATGGGCCTTGGAGTCATGAACTATGGCTATACAGTGGTTATCTCCCGCTTGGATACTTGCTGTATCAGCGAGTGCCACTCACTAAGTCTTATGTTGCTCTATTCACGTTACTTGGGGCTGCGGCACTATTTACTACCGGCTATATGGTGATCACTGACAGTATCGCTGCGCAGGAGTACACAGTCGGTCGATGGCTTTCGTATAAGACACTCAATGTTATTCTTGCGGCAAGTATGATTTTTATGCTTTGTCGTTACTTTGGCGAAGGGCTTTCACACAAGTCTAATCAGGTGATTGGATTTATCAGCAAAAACAGCTTAGGTATCTATATTCTGCATCCGATTTTTCTCTGGCCAATGAAAGAGCTTGGCTGGCATCAAGGCCATCCGGCTTGGGTCATTCCGCTATGGATAGTGTTAAGCGGTGCGGGGGCATTGGCCTTAAGTTGGTTGCTTTCTCGGTCTTCTCGTACGCGCTGGTTATTGCCTTAG